In Halopelagius longus, a genomic segment contains:
- a CDS encoding helix-turn-helix transcriptional regulator — MDSDDAAQFLAGTPDRRRLLARLARDSASPAELADELDLPRRSVQRHLGQFADRGWAESSGGTYRLTVTGELVVEEHVTYLDSLDRIDAFGPFFRHLPDRTHAPDPRWLEDATLTAASPENPQAPVREYLDSVRAFDTERIRMISPVLSRLFHEAHAELAFDGVRTELVMSEETIRRARELNPAEFSVVVSVGVLDLYRYPEDVSFGLTLGDDRLLMGAYDGEGQLKACVESNNPEFVRWAGDLFERYRDESDPVGPSILG; from the coding sequence GCGGGACTCGGCTTCGCCGGCGGAACTCGCGGACGAACTCGACCTTCCCCGACGGAGCGTCCAGCGACACCTCGGCCAGTTCGCGGACCGGGGGTGGGCCGAGTCGTCGGGCGGGACGTACCGCCTGACCGTGACGGGCGAACTCGTCGTCGAGGAGCACGTAACGTACCTCGACTCCTTGGACCGCATCGACGCGTTCGGTCCGTTCTTCCGCCACCTCCCCGACCGGACGCACGCTCCGGACCCGAGGTGGCTCGAAGACGCGACGCTGACGGCGGCCAGCCCGGAGAACCCGCAGGCCCCGGTCAGGGAGTACCTCGACAGCGTTCGGGCGTTCGACACCGAGCGGATACGGATGATTTCGCCCGTCCTCAGTCGGTTGTTCCACGAGGCGCACGCCGAACTCGCGTTCGACGGCGTCCGCACGGAACTGGTGATGTCCGAGGAGACGATACGGCGCGCCCGCGAGTTGAACCCCGCCGAGTTCTCGGTGGTCGTGAGCGTCGGCGTTCTCGACCTATACCGCTACCCCGAGGACGTCTCGTTCGGCCTCACGTTGGGCGACGACCGACTCCTGATGGGCGCGTACGACGGCGAGGGGCAACTCAAGGCGTGCGTCGAGTCGAACAACCCCGAGTTCGTCCGGTGGGCCGGCGACCTGTTCGAGCGATACCGGGACGAGTCGGACCCCGTCGGCCCCTCGATACTGGGGTGA